A genomic stretch from Clavelina lepadiformis chromosome 5, kaClaLepa1.1, whole genome shotgun sequence includes:
- the LOC143460631 gene encoding protein Red-like — protein MKTMAAELYSNPLPPEIEDESSTLVNEPLTNADFRKLLSTPRQLDAKPNEKTQRGFAVPREYTSTNDSAAEQRRKKKSFYAKLKKQEMERQAELAKKYRDRSKERREGKGDYTDVELISTTADYRAVGPTSEMDRTSAEKRRQVIQESKFLGGDMAHTHLVKGLDFALLQKVRAEISTKERENEEILDDILEKDQKSEPTQCDNVVDSMNNKMAKNVYRILFQQKIPIRNETFLPGRMAYVFELEDEYADSDLPTTLMRSKMDCPTLETHTTLSTNDIVINKLTQILAYLRHGSKDKHKKKKEKKSKSEIHKPAEADMNIFDDVGEYVPPSKASKKHSKHGVGPYFEKSELKKEDERLALLNVSANASVKQLVQNIHEQQSTKEKVLKTEAEAKVKKSAGNPLLGGNVNAPDSYAECYPSTQFNISGMGEDSDEEADYSKMDIGNKKGPVGRWDFDTQEEYSSYMSKREAMPKAAFQYGIKMSGGRKTRRTREQNEKQKLNRELQQIQQIITKRKGSSKNDGDNYKKPKY, from the coding sequence ATGAAGACAATGGCTGCAGAATTATATTCTAATCCTTTGCCTCCGGAGATAGAAGATGAATCCTCTACACTGGTGAATGAACCTTTAACAAATGCTGACTTTCGTAAATTACTTTCAACCCCACGCCAACTAGATGCTAAACCGAACGAAAAAACTCAAAGGGGTTTTGCTGTGCCACGTGAATATACCTCTACCAATGACTCAGCTGCTGAACAAAGGCGAAAGAAAAAAAGCTTTTATGCTAAACTTAAAAAGCAGGAAATGGAAAGACAAGCTGAACTAGCTAAAAAATATCGAGATCGCTCAAAAGAAAGACGAGAAGGTAAAGGAGACTATACGGATGTAGAATTAATAAGCACCACAGCTGACTATAGGGCAGTTGGTCCTACATCTGAAATGGATAGGACATCTGCTGAAAAAAGGCGTCAAGTAATTCAGGAGTCAAAATTCTTGGGTGGAGATATGGCTCATACCCATCTTGTGAAAGGGTTAGATTTTGCTCTTCTGCAAAAAGTGAGAGCTGAAATTTCAACCAAAGAAcgtgaaaatgaagaaattctTGACGATATACTGGAAAAAGATCAAAAATCTGAGCCTACTCAATGTGATAATGTAGTTGATTCAATGAACaataaaatggcaaaaaatgtttatagaattttatttcaacaaaaaattccCATTAGAAATGAGACTTTTTTACCTGGTCGTATGGCATATGTTTTTGAGCTTGAGGATGAGTATGCTGATTCTGACTTGCCTACGACGTTAATGAGAAGCAAAATGGATTGCCCTACTTTAGAAACACATACAACACTGTCTACAAATGACATTGTCATTAACAAATTAACCCAAATACTTGCTTACTTACGTCATGGTTCAAAAGATAAGCACAAAAAgaagaaggaaaaaaaatcaaaaagtgAAATCCACAAGCCAGCTGAAGCCGACATGAATATATTTGATGACGTTGGAGAATATGTTCCGCCAAGTAAAGCATCTAAAAAACACAGCAAACATGGTGTTGGTCCATACTTTGAAAAGTCAGAATTGAAAAAGGAAGATGAGAGATTGGCATTATTGAATGTAAGTGCTAATGCATCTGTTAAACAACTTGTGCAAAACATTCATGAACAACAGTctacaaaagaaaaagttctTAAAACTGAAGCAGAGGCGAAGGTTAAAAAATCAGCAGGTAATCCACTGCTTGGAGGAAACGTCAATGCTCCAGACAGCTATGCGGAATGCTATCCATCCACTCAGTTTAACATATCTGGTATGGGTGAGGATAGTGATGAAGAGGCAGATTATTCCAAAATGGACATCGGAAACAAAAAAGGCCCAGTTGGACGATGGGATTTTGATACACAAGAAGAATATAGTTCTTATATGTCTAAACGAGAGGCAATGCCTAAAGCAGCTTTTCAGTATGGCATTAAAATGTCTGGAGGCCGCAAAACTCGGCGCACTCGCGAACAGAATGAAAAGCAGAAACTGAACAGAGAGTTGCAACAAATTCAACAAATTATAACCAAGAGGAAAGGGTCATCAAAAAATGATGGtgataattacaaaaaaccaaaatattaa